From the bacterium genome, the window GTCGGCATCGTTCGTCGTCGGACCGTTCGCGCCCTCGGCCAGCATCCGGCAGCGGAGCTTCCCTGCATTGTCCTTGGTGATGACGCCCCCGGTGGCGGCCGGGATCAAGATGTCGCACTTCGTCGTCAGCAGCTCTTCATTGGTGATGCTGTCGGCGTCCGGAAAGCCCTTGAGGCAGCCGTTCTTTTCCACATAGGCGAGGAGGTCGTGATAGGCGAGCCCCTTGGTGTTCATGACCCCTCCGGAGAAGTCGGAGACGGCCACGACGCGGCAACCCGCTTCCCTCAGGGCATGAAAGGCCGCGCCCCCCACCTGGCCGAAACCCTGAACGGCCGCGGTCATGCCGTCCAGTTTCCAACCGAGCCGTTCCGCGGCCTCGGCGATGCAATAGACGACGCCCCGGCCCGGGGCTTCTTTCCGCCCGAGAGACCCGCCGAGGGCGATGGGCTTCCCCGTCACCACGCCGGGCACCGAATAGCCTTTGAGCTGGCTGTAGGTGTCCATCATCCACGCCATGACCTGCTCGTTGGTGCCCATGTCGGGGGCGGGGATGTCGTTGTCGGGACCGATGAAGTTGATGATCTCCGCGGTATAGCGGCGCGTCATCCGTTGCAGCTCCTGGCGCGAGAGGGGACGGGGGTCGATGGCGACGCCGCCCTTGGCGCCGCCCAAGGGGAGGCCCACGATGGCCGTCTTCCACGTCATGAGCATGGCCAGCGCCGAGACTTCGCCGAAATTCACGTCTTCATGATAGCGGATGCCGCCCTTGCAGGGGCCCAGGCTGTCGTTGTGGTGGACACGGTAACCCGACACGACCCGCACCGTCCCGTCGTCCATGCGGAAGGGGACGCAGACGATCAGGGCGCGGTCCGGGACGCGCAGACGATAGAAAACGTTCTCATCGAGCGACATTTTCATGGCGGTGATCTCGAACTGTTTTTGAATTTCGCGAAAGAGCGGGGAATCCCATTCGGCCGAGAGTTTTTTCACGTTGAAGATCCTCCTAAAATCCAAGCCCTTCATCGCACCGCTAGGTGTGAGTTATCTTACTCGAAAAGGCCCCTTTCCGGAAGACCTGCTTGAGACCTTCGCCTTGGCCTCGAACGACGAAAAGCCAGCCGAGGCCCAGCGCAAGGTAAATGAAGGCGTAGACTGTGCGGGCCTCCGTCGACGGAAAGAAGATCTGCGTGGCGAAGAGGATGAAGATCAGAAGGGCTTCCGTGATCGAAAAACGGAGATTCACGATGACCGCCAGGGCGAAGAAGGATTGGGCGGACGTGAGAAAGATTTCTTCGACCTGCCGGGCGTCCAGCGGCATGGCGCTCGGACGTCCCGCGGAAACGGCATAGGCGAGCGGGACCATTCCCACCAACAGAGTCCATTGATTGACCTTCGACGAAATCAGCGTGCCCAATCCCGCCTCAGGACGTGCGCGGAGCGCGAAGAGAACGGCGACGATGAATTCGGGCGCTTCGGAGGCAAGCGGCGCGAGCCATTGGACAAGAAGGAAAGGCTCGATTCCCAAATGCCGTCCGACGTCCAGCAGTCCCTCCGCGAAGGGCTTCGCGGAGAGGAGGATGACCGCGCCCGAAAAGACGAAGAGAAAGGCGGTGACCAAGATCCTCCTTCCCCGGGGCCATCGCCCAACGGCCTCCATGGGACCTTCCAACTCCGGCTCTTCGTGATGGCTCTGAGAGGCGCGACGGATGTAGAGGACGAAGATCGCGAGAAAAAAGGCCGAATCGACCCAGGAAAGCGTCCCCTTGGCGGGGATGACGAGCGAGTAAAGCGTCGCCAGGATCAGCGCCATGATCTCCACGCGGTTGCCTTCCGAGAGGGCGATCTCCCCCCGTCGCTTCTTGACGTAGTACGCAA encodes:
- a CDS encoding sodium:calcium antiporter; protein product: MKIKATIATAGLFLLCLQWPLLRFLEIPLPPVSSALSSGLAIFGAAYVLSWGGELAQMEIPQSLAIAFLALVAVLPEYAVDLYFAWQAGRDPAYVHFATANMTGSNRLLIGAGWAAVAFAYYVKKRRGEIALSEGNRVEIMALILATLYSLVIPAKGTLSWVDSAFFLAIFVLYIRRASQSHHEEPELEGPMEAVGRWPRGRRILVTAFLFVFSGAVILLSAKPFAEGLLDVGRHLGIEPFLLVQWLAPLASEAPEFIVAVLFALRARPEAGLGTLISSKVNQWTLLVGMVPLAYAVSAGRPSAMPLDARQVEEIFLTSAQSFFALAVIVNLRFSITEALLIFILFATQIFFPSTEARTVYAFIYLALGLGWLFVVRGQGEGLKQVFRKGAFSSKITHT
- a CDS encoding Glu/Leu/Phe/Val dehydrogenase; the protein is MKKLSAEWDSPLFREIQKQFEITAMKMSLDENVFYRLRVPDRALIVCVPFRMDDGTVRVVSGYRVHHNDSLGPCKGGIRYHEDVNFGEVSALAMLMTWKTAIVGLPLGGAKGGVAIDPRPLSRQELQRMTRRYTAEIINFIGPDNDIPAPDMGTNEQVMAWMMDTYSQLKGYSVPGVVTGKPIALGGSLGRKEAPGRGVVYCIAEAAERLGWKLDGMTAAVQGFGQVGGAAFHALREAGCRVVAVSDFSGGVMNTKGLAYHDLLAYVEKNGCLKGFPDADSITNEELLTTKCDILIPAATGGVITKDNAGKLRCRMLAEGANGPTTNDADKILAERGDVFVIPDVLANAGGVTVSYFEWVQDLQNFFWSEKEINEKLHTIMRKAFAEVYDEAQREKETMRTAALTLAIRKIAAAMLVRGLFP